The Niveispirillum cyanobacteriorum genome segment CGGTGCGACCGTCGATCTGGGCGGATCTGGCCGCTATGGGCTGCAGGTACAGACGATGGCGCCGCACAAGCCCTGGCAGGTACCTATTCGGACAGCTTGCTTCTGACCATCACCGCCAATTAAGATCAGGCCATGATTGACCGTCACGGCGCGGACAAACCGCCGTGGGTGCCCAGAATGGGCGGAAAGGATCGCCATGGCCTGGCGTTTCACAGGACGGGGATATGGTCCCCTGATTCTCTTGCTTCTGCTGTCCGCCGGGCCCACCCCGGCCCAGAACAGCGCCCAGGGCACCATCACGCTGCGGGCATCTGTACCCGCCACCTGTGCCGTCAGCCTGTCGACCGAAAACGTGTCCTTGAACCTGAGCAGCGCGGCCATCGTACCCGTGGCAACGGTGGAAGAACGATGTAACGCCGCCAATGGCTACACGGTCAGCCTGTCCTCCAAGAATGGCGGCGCCTTGTCCTCCGGCACCTCCAGCATCGCCTACACCCTGCATTATGGCGATAGTACCAGCACCGCCGATGGCAGCCTGACGGCAGGCCGTCCCGTGTCGGGCACGGCGCGGCAGACGGTTCTGTCCGTCTCCGTTCCCGCCGCGACACAGCGTCAGGCCGGCGATTATGAGGATACGGTCACCATCGCCATCGCCGCCAAATAACCCCTGGAGCAAACCCCGCTTATGTCCCATCCCCGCTTCCACCTCGCCTTCCCCGTCCACGATCTGGCCGCCGCCCGTGGTTTCTACGGCGATCTGCTGGGCTGTCCGGAGGGGCGGTCATCGCCGGAATGGGTGGATTTCGATCTGTATGGTCATCAGATCGTGGCCCACCTCGCCCCTGATGAATGCGGATCGGCCGATACCAACCCTGTGGATGGGCATGACGTGCCCGTGCGCCACTTCGGCCTGATCCTGGATTGGGACGCCTGGCACGCCCTGGCCGATCGGTTCCGTGCCGCCGGTCAGCGCTTCATCATCGAACCCGGCATCCGTTTCAAGGGCCAGGTGGGCGAACAGGCCACCATGTTCCTGCTGGACCCGTCCGGCAATGCCCTGGAATTCAAGGCCTTCCGTGACGAGGCGATGATCTTCGCTAAATAGCGCCATAGGTAAAAATTTTGACCTATAGACCGGCGGCGGCTGCCGCCGCGCGGCCCGTGCCGCGTGAGCCAAGCCGCCGGATGGCGGCGCCCGGCGCCTGAGGGACAAACTTCCAAAAGGTCTATGTCGCACGCAAGGGCAGGAATACGACCTACGCACTTGCGGTAGCCGCCATACGCGATAATCTATGGACCGGTCGGGATGGGTTATTGTGGGCCCGACAAGCCAAGAGGCGGTCATGATGGCGGGTGACGAAGGTCGGGGCTTTGGGACGATGATCAAGCTGGCCCGCATGGGCGACGCGCCGATTGAGCATGTGGCGGGCGACCGGGCCGAAGCCCCGGTCAGCGAGGTCGCACTTTACGCCGACATTGCGCGCGTCATCGATCATATGCAGCGCCGCCTGCATGATGTGGTCCGGGTTGAACTGGGCCGCATCGGCGTGGATGACATCAGCCCGATGCAGGTTCTGATGCTGCTGAATATCGGCAGCGATGAGCTGACGGTCCGCGA includes the following:
- a CDS encoding spore coat protein U domain-containing protein, coding for MAWRFTGRGYGPLILLLLLSAGPTPAQNSAQGTITLRASVPATCAVSLSTENVSLNLSSAAIVPVATVEERCNAANGYTVSLSSKNGGALSSGTSSIAYTLHYGDSTSTADGSLTAGRPVSGTARQTVLSVSVPAATQRQAGDYEDTVTIAIAAK
- a CDS encoding VOC family protein → MSHPRFHLAFPVHDLAAARGFYGDLLGCPEGRSSPEWVDFDLYGHQIVAHLAPDECGSADTNPVDGHDVPVRHFGLILDWDAWHALADRFRAAGQRFIIEPGIRFKGQVGEQATMFLLDPSGNALEFKAFRDEAMIFAK